ATTGCATACTTTTGAATAATCCATAGTATAAAACCTCAAGAGTAAACTTTATAGATTCCTTACGATGCAATCATCATGCACGAAACACCAAGCAACTGCAGGTTTTGCTTGGTAATCACATTCCCTGAAAGATACCTGTCTAAACAGTTCACCGCCAAATACAACGTCTCTGGCAAAAGCCTATACTCTTCAGCAACCTGCAGTTTCATGAAagaaacgtttttttataacaacgaaaCTCGTGAATTAGGATTCATCAAAGGCTTATTTATTACCTCAACGAGCCAGTCAATGAGTATAGTACGCATGCTAGCATTGATGTTAGACTGAACTCTCTCCATGTAATCAAAATCAGGCCTTTTCTTCACCTGCATTGCACACACAACAATCAAGTTCAGGAACAGAGCAAAGTTTTAGTGTTTAAATTTACAGCGATTCCAAAACCTCTGATGAACGCAAATGCTCGTAGATATCGCAAGCAAAGGCACCACAAAGCTGCGGATCCACGAGGTTACTGTCAATATCATCaacctcatcatcatcatcatttcccAAATCTGACTCTGCAACGAAGGATGATTCGATGTCTTCGTAAGGAACGAGCACGTTCGATTTGGGAGGTTTCGGTGCCTTCTTTGATTTCCCGATCTTATTCGAACAATGCACCTTCGATAGAGGAACGAATTTTACAGATTAtgaaccctaaaaccctaatttttctcggcgaggaagaagtttaacttACGAGAGTAGAAGACGGAGCGGAGATTCTAGATCCGGTCTTCTGATTCGTGATGTCTCCGAGAGGATTACGGCGGTTCACGACGTCGCCGAGTGGGGCTCGAGTCTTGGCCACTACGCTCGGACGAGAAAGTGGATTCTCCTTGGGTAGATTCCTCGAGGAAGACATTTTTTTGTTGAGGATGAAGTGGAAGAACTTCGATTCGGCGGAGTCTTCGTTCTCCGGTTAGATCTTGAGTGAGAAGACGATGAacaaacaaggaagaagaaagaaagagtcGGAGGTtactatttctatttattaataataagtGAATTAATCCTGGCCGTTGGATGAAGTCAACAAACCGTTACGACTTACGCGATTGGATTAATAGATGGGACCCCACTTTTGTTGAGCGCCAAACTTTTATTGTACTGAAGCATTAGTAAACCTTCTTTATGAGGGAGAGGTTTTAAACAAGAGCGTGGGAAAAATTAGTGTACCCTCCATAtagaacataatttaataattgtttggaatgatatttttgaaatttttgaatagTAGAGATCTAGATGTGGAatttgaaaaactaaagtcccggtttttaatttttgttttagtttattgtGGGTAAAATATGtgattgatttgtttgttgATCTGTGGGAGACTTTGATACCTCAAGTATGGCACATAACTGGAGAAATTTTGAGACTAGTGTAGTATTCTAATAGAAATACTGCTTTCAAGTGATGTGTTGTTGTCTGATTAAGTATAAAGTCGTCTTTCATCATCATAAGAATCCGTTGATAAGTTTTTGCTCGTTCcctattgtttaaaattttaaatgatctTACAATCCCATTTTTTATGCGTTTAGACTTCTTGTAGCCGGCGCTGATGAGTGCCTACTAGACGTGGCAAGCAATACAAATTTTGTGCTCTTTCCAGAATTCCAATATGAAAACTCCACTTCTTGACTCTATGCTG
This Brassica napus cultivar Da-Ae chromosome C6, Da-Ae, whole genome shotgun sequence DNA region includes the following protein-coding sequences:
- the LOC106357354 gene encoding cyclin-A1-2, encoding MSSSRNLPKENPLSRPSVVAKTRAPLGDVVNRRNPLGDITNQKTGSRISAPSSTLVHCSNKIGKSKKAPKPPKSNVLVPYEDIESSFVAESDLGNDDDDEVDDIDSNLVDPQLCGAFACDIYEHLRSSEVKKRPDFDYMERVQSNINASMRTILIDWLVEVAEEYRLLPETLYLAVNCLDRYLSGNVITKQNLQLLGVSCMMIASKYEEVCVPQVESFCYITDNTYSRNELLEMESSVLNYLKFELTTPTAKCFLRRFVRAAKGKKEVTSLLFESLASYLSELSLLDYAMLRYAPSLVAASAVFLAQCILHPSRKPWSSTLEHYTSYRAKHLEGCVKNLLQLCHESPSADVVAVRKKYSQDKYKFAAKKFCPTSLPQELFL